From Streptomyces sp. TLI_053, a single genomic window includes:
- a CDS encoding HNH endonuclease family protein, which yields MPTRRPTLSAAAVFLISTLVLSGCSGAGTRSEDAAPAGAGAVGPGTSPLDNPDGTKPGLAPLTSPEEQKAGRELIAKVATAATGTKDGYDRNEFGPAWTDNVDGVPGGGNNCDTRNDLLARDGSAVEHKDGSKCVVTAMTILDPYTGRTVRWSKQQASKIQIDHVMPLSYDWQMGARGWDKAKRVRIANDPLNLVPADGSQNASKGDSGPSAWLPADPKIRCAYAVRFAQVSLKYQLPVTEADKKAMLQQCGG from the coding sequence GTGCCCACCCGTCGCCCCACCCTGTCGGCCGCCGCCGTGTTCCTGATATCCACCCTGGTGCTGAGCGGTTGCTCCGGCGCCGGGACGCGCAGCGAGGACGCCGCGCCCGCCGGGGCCGGCGCCGTCGGCCCCGGCACCAGTCCGCTGGACAATCCGGACGGCACCAAGCCCGGTCTGGCGCCGCTGACTTCGCCCGAGGAGCAGAAGGCGGGCCGGGAGCTGATCGCCAAGGTCGCCACCGCCGCGACCGGCACCAAGGACGGCTACGACCGCAACGAGTTCGGCCCCGCCTGGACCGACAACGTGGACGGCGTGCCCGGCGGCGGCAACAACTGCGACACCCGCAACGACCTGCTGGCCCGCGACGGTTCGGCGGTCGAGCACAAGGACGGCTCGAAGTGCGTGGTCACCGCGATGACCATCCTCGACCCGTACACCGGCAGGACCGTGCGCTGGAGCAAGCAGCAGGCGTCCAAGATCCAGATAGACCATGTGATGCCGCTGTCCTACGACTGGCAGATGGGCGCGCGCGGGTGGGACAAGGCCAAGCGGGTCCGGATCGCCAACGATCCGCTGAACCTCGTCCCCGCCGACGGTTCGCAGAACGCCTCCAAGGGCGACTCCGGCCCGTCCGCCTGGCTGCCCGCCGACCCGAAGATACGGTGCGCGTACGCGGTCCGCTTCGCGCAGGTGTCGCTGAAGTACCAGCTGCCGGTGACGGAGGCCGACAAGAAGGCGATGCTGCAGCAGTGCGGCGGCTGA
- a CDS encoding alpha/beta hydrolase translates to MHSTITRLSRRALPAVAAAALLAACSSTGGSTGAASTAPTAAPTAAPTTVSADPTAPAAAPTPTPTPTVKPTGQADPALGSFYGQQLAWAACKDDPRTTKTDESAVQCATLKVPLDYANPSSGETLDIGVARITGAKPGERTGSLLVNPGGPGGSGVAMVQGGQKDYDGPLRDHYDIVGFDPRGSGLSAPVNCLDDKTRDTWLTTDALGPEHGKALADACQAKYGKLLEHIGTRDTVRDVDVLRAALGDQKLTYMGLSYGTYLGSVYAEEFPDRVGRLVLDGAVDPAKPIAQNNIEQYAGFERSLQAFAAHCAKQAQCPLGKDPDKAAGKLADFLDGLKQKPLAAGGGRTLTSAAAWTGVVEGLYGDESGWDSLANSIGWAMVRGKGDNLLAYTDSYNKRDKDGHYNVSADAYTAIYCADGATGVLTGAALDAAYAEMAAKAPLISRHEPGAALFDPDCRSWPFRSAEKAHPIASKAATPIVVVGSTGDAATPYANSEKLAAQLGNAVLLTREGEGHTGYGRSACVRDAVHAYLVDGTVPAAGTRCATDAAR, encoded by the coding sequence GTGCATTCGACGATCACCCGACTCTCGCGACGCGCCCTGCCCGCCGTCGCCGCGGCCGCCCTGCTGGCCGCCTGCAGCAGCACGGGCGGCTCCACCGGCGCGGCCTCCACCGCTCCGACGGCCGCTCCTACGGCCGCTCCTACGACCGTGTCCGCGGACCCGACCGCCCCGGCGGCCGCCCCCACCCCGACGCCGACCCCGACCGTGAAGCCGACCGGCCAGGCGGACCCGGCACTAGGGTCCTTCTACGGCCAGCAGCTCGCCTGGGCGGCCTGCAAGGACGACCCGAGGACGACGAAGACCGACGAGTCGGCGGTCCAGTGCGCGACCCTCAAGGTTCCGTTGGACTACGCGAATCCGTCGTCGGGGGAGACGCTGGACATCGGCGTGGCCCGGATCACCGGCGCCAAGCCCGGGGAGCGGACCGGCTCGCTCCTGGTCAACCCGGGCGGGCCGGGCGGCAGCGGGGTGGCCATGGTCCAGGGCGGCCAGAAGGACTACGACGGCCCGCTGCGCGACCACTACGACATCGTCGGCTTCGACCCGCGCGGCTCCGGCCTCAGCGCCCCGGTCAACTGCCTGGACGACAAGACCCGTGACACCTGGCTCACCACGGACGCCCTCGGCCCCGAGCACGGCAAGGCCCTCGCCGACGCCTGCCAGGCCAAGTACGGCAAGCTGCTGGAGCACATCGGCACCCGCGACACCGTGCGGGACGTCGACGTGCTGCGCGCGGCGCTCGGCGACCAGAAGCTGACCTACATGGGCCTGTCGTACGGCACCTACCTCGGCAGCGTCTACGCGGAGGAGTTCCCGGACCGGGTGGGCCGGCTGGTGCTGGACGGCGCGGTCGACCCGGCCAAGCCCATCGCCCAGAACAACATCGAGCAGTACGCGGGCTTCGAGCGCTCGCTGCAGGCGTTCGCCGCCCACTGCGCGAAGCAGGCGCAGTGCCCCCTCGGCAAGGACCCGGACAAGGCGGCGGGCAAGCTCGCCGACTTCCTCGACGGGCTGAAGCAGAAGCCGCTCGCCGCCGGCGGCGGCCGGACGCTCACCTCCGCGGCCGCCTGGACCGGCGTGGTCGAGGGGCTCTACGGGGACGAGAGCGGCTGGGACTCCCTGGCCAACAGCATCGGTTGGGCCATGGTCCGGGGCAAGGGCGACAACCTGCTGGCCTACACCGACTCGTACAACAAGCGGGACAAGGACGGCCACTACAACGTCTCCGCCGACGCCTACACGGCGATCTACTGCGCCGACGGGGCCACCGGCGTCCTCACCGGGGCGGCGCTCGACGCCGCCTACGCCGAGATGGCCGCCAAGGCGCCGCTGATCAGCCGGCACGAGCCGGGAGCGGCGCTGTTCGACCCGGACTGCCGCAGCTGGCCGTTCCGTTCGGCGGAGAAGGCGCACCCGATCGCCTCGAAGGCGGCGACCCCGATCGTGGTGGTCGGCTCCACCGGTGACGCGGCCACGCCGTACGCCAACTCCGAGAAGCTCGCCGCCCAGCTCGGCAACGCCGTGCTGCTCACCCGCGAGGGGGAGGGCCACACCGGCTACGGCCGCAGCGCCTGCGTCCGGGACGCCGTGCACGCCTACCTCGTCGACGGCACCGTGCCGGCCGCCGGGACGCGCTGCGCGACCGACGCCGCGCGGTGA
- a CDS encoding alpha/beta hydrolase yields MTTRLSRRALPAVAAVVLLAACTAGGTTTTGGAGAPAPAAAAPDAQSAPDPALRSFYGQRLAWAACKDAPRTEGVDPASVRCATLEVPLDYADPAGATLEVAVARVGAAKPALRAGSLLVNPGGPGNSGVDAVLGGQRDYDGPLRDHYDIVGFDPRATGRTAPVNCLDDEVRDGWVTTDTPGPEHGKLLADACKAKYGTLLEHVGTRDTARDMDVLRAALGDRKLTYLGLSYGTYLGSVYAEEFPDRVGRLVLDGAIDPAKPIAETNIEQYAGFDRSLRAFAAHCARQSSCPFGTDQDRAAVRAADFLDGLKRKPLTTTGGRVLTSSAAWAAVMDVLYGDEGGWDGLAEAIGRAMEQGDGDYLLAYADSYNKRGEDGRYGAATDAYTAIYCADGATDVPTGDALRDAYARMVARAPLFSRHEPAAVLFDPDCRSWPFRSAEKAHPIASKAATPIVVVGSTGDAATSYANAQQLVAQLGNAVLLTREGEGHTGYGHSACVRAAVGAYLVDGTLPAAGTRCASDRG; encoded by the coding sequence ATGACGACCCGGCTCTCGCGACGTGCCCTGCCCGCCGTCGCCGCGGTGGTGCTGCTGGCGGCCTGTACCGCCGGCGGTACCACCACCACCGGCGGCGCGGGCGCCCCCGCCCCGGCGGCCGCCGCGCCGGACGCGCAGTCGGCCCCGGACCCGGCGCTCCGGTCGTTCTACGGCCAGCGGCTCGCCTGGGCGGCCTGCAAGGACGCCCCGAGGACCGAGGGCGTCGACCCGGCGTCGGTACGGTGCGCGACCCTCGAAGTGCCGCTGGACTACGCCGACCCGGCCGGCGCCACCCTCGAGGTGGCGGTGGCCCGGGTCGGTGCCGCCAAGCCCGCGTTGCGGGCCGGGTCGCTCCTGGTCAACCCGGGCGGGCCGGGCAACAGCGGTGTCGACGCCGTCCTCGGCGGACAGCGCGACTACGACGGTCCGCTGCGCGACCACTACGACATCGTCGGCTTCGACCCCCGGGCCACCGGTCGCACCGCCCCGGTCAACTGCCTGGACGACGAGGTCCGGGACGGCTGGGTCACCACCGACACCCCCGGGCCCGAGCACGGCAAGCTGCTCGCCGACGCCTGCAAGGCCAAGTACGGCACGCTGCTGGAGCACGTCGGCACCCGCGACACCGCGCGCGACATGGACGTGCTGCGCGCCGCGCTCGGCGACCGGAAGCTCACCTACCTCGGCCTGTCCTACGGCACCTATCTGGGCAGCGTCTACGCCGAGGAGTTCCCCGACCGGGTCGGCCGCCTCGTCCTGGACGGTGCGATCGACCCGGCCAAGCCGATCGCCGAGACCAACATCGAGCAGTACGCGGGCTTCGACCGCTCGCTGCGCGCCTTCGCCGCCCACTGCGCCCGGCAGTCGTCGTGCCCGTTCGGGACGGACCAGGACAGGGCGGCCGTGCGGGCCGCCGACTTCCTCGACGGGCTGAAGCGGAAGCCGCTCACCACCACCGGCGGCCGCGTCCTCACCTCCTCCGCCGCCTGGGCGGCCGTGATGGACGTGCTCTACGGGGACGAGGGCGGCTGGGACGGCCTGGCCGAGGCCATCGGCCGGGCCATGGAGCAGGGCGACGGCGACTACCTGCTCGCCTACGCCGACTCGTACAACAAGCGCGGCGAGGACGGCCGTTACGGCGCCGCCACGGACGCCTACACCGCGATCTACTGCGCCGACGGGGCCACCGACGTCCCGACCGGGGACGCGCTGCGGGACGCCTACGCCCGGATGGTCGCCCGGGCCCCGCTCTTCAGCCGGCACGAGCCGGCGGCGGTGCTGTTCGACCCGGACTGCCGGAGCTGGCCGTTCCGTTCGGCGGAGAAGGCGCACCCGATCGCCTCGAAGGCCGCGACGCCGATCGTGGTGGTCGGCTCCACCGGTGACGCGGCGACCTCGTACGCCAACGCCCAGCAGCTGGTGGCCCAGTTGGGCAACGCGGTGCTGCTCACCCGCGAGGGCGAGGGCCACACCGGTTACGGGCACAGTGCCTGCGTCCGGGCGGCGGTGGGCGCCTACCTCGTCGACGGCACCCTGCCGGCCGCCGGGACGCGCTGCGCGAGCGACCGCGGGTAG
- a CDS encoding glycosyltransferase family 39 protein yields the protein MTTTSLTPPAGEPWPEAGDFPPPLLPPASAPEGAAPGRTAHPPLFPELPLPPTGPKGPASWAGRLRTLPARAWRGRPEDPRWVRPSLLALLAATAVLYLWGLSASGWANSFYSAAAQAGSRSWKAFFYGSSDAGNFITVDKPPLALWPMALSARVFGLSSWSVLAPQALMAVGTVAALYATVRRRFSPLAGLLAGLAFALTPVAALMFRFNNPDALLVLLLTLAAYGLVRAIEAAGTRWLVFTGVMLGLAFLTKTLQAFLVLPAFVLVYLVVAPTGLWRRVRQLLAGGLAMVVAGGWWVAIVELVPASARPYIGGSQDNSFLSLTFGYNGLGRLNGDETGSVGGGGRGRLPAGAEAVFGNAPGGAPAGGPGGGMRGGGGGGWGETGITRLFDGDIGGQIAWLLPAALILLVLGLWATRRHARTDTARAAFLVWGGWLLCTALTFSFMSGIFHQYYTVALAPAVAALVGMGADGLWRARHRLPYAAVLAATLAVTAVWAYVLLGRSSGFQPWLRPTVLAGGLLAAVALLVAGPLGARLAAGAPAGTPSDAPSDTAAGAAAGAAADGRAGARRIAGRVTAVAGLVGAAAALGGPAAYALETVGTPHQGSIVLAGPSVAGGFGPGGMRGRGAGGGAPGLWLNGRMVAPPQGGGQVGGGQDGGQPGGGQDGGQAVPGFPQQDGGRGTGRVPNGNGGGGGGNGGGGNGGSAQDPSTVFGGPGGQGGQGGQGGQGGQGGPGGMNGLLNGARVSEEAAALLKQDADRYRWAGATSGSQNAASYQLASDVPVMALGGFNSSDPSLSLSAFQQYVKEGKVHWFIGGESRRTGGGTAEAAAGANGTTTTTGPGGGSSESMTAQIEEWVASHYTARTVGGSTFYDLTQPPSS from the coding sequence ATGACCACGACCAGCCTCACCCCGCCGGCCGGCGAGCCCTGGCCGGAGGCCGGGGACTTCCCGCCCCCGCTGCTGCCGCCCGCCTCCGCGCCGGAGGGGGCGGCACCCGGGCGGACCGCCCACCCGCCGCTGTTCCCCGAGCTCCCGCTGCCGCCCACCGGCCCCAAGGGCCCGGCCTCCTGGGCCGGACGGCTGCGCACCCTGCCGGCCCGGGCCTGGCGGGGACGCCCGGAGGACCCGCGCTGGGTCCGGCCCTCGCTGCTCGCCCTGCTGGCCGCCACCGCCGTCCTCTACCTCTGGGGACTGTCCGCCTCCGGCTGGGCCAACTCCTTCTACTCCGCCGCCGCCCAGGCGGGCAGCCGGAGCTGGAAGGCCTTCTTCTACGGCTCCTCGGACGCCGGTAACTTCATCACCGTCGACAAGCCCCCGCTGGCCCTGTGGCCGATGGCCCTCTCGGCCCGGGTCTTCGGGCTCTCCTCCTGGTCGGTCCTGGCCCCGCAGGCGCTGATGGCCGTCGGCACGGTCGCCGCCCTGTACGCGACGGTGCGCCGGCGCTTCTCGCCGCTCGCCGGACTGCTGGCCGGCCTCGCCTTCGCGCTGACGCCGGTCGCGGCGCTGATGTTCCGCTTCAACAACCCGGACGCGCTGCTGGTCCTGCTGCTCACCCTGGCCGCCTACGGGCTGGTGCGGGCGATCGAGGCGGCGGGCACCCGGTGGCTGGTGTTCACCGGGGTGATGCTCGGTCTGGCCTTCCTCACCAAGACCCTGCAGGCGTTCCTGGTGCTGCCCGCCTTCGTCCTGGTCTACCTGGTGGTGGCGCCGACCGGGCTGTGGCGGCGGGTCCGGCAGCTGTTGGCCGGCGGACTCGCGATGGTGGTCGCCGGCGGCTGGTGGGTCGCGATCGTCGAACTGGTCCCGGCGTCGGCGCGCCCGTACATCGGCGGCTCGCAGGACAACAGCTTCCTGTCCCTCACCTTCGGCTACAACGGCCTGGGCCGGCTGAACGGGGACGAGACCGGCAGTGTGGGCGGAGGCGGCCGCGGCCGGCTCCCGGCCGGGGCCGAGGCGGTCTTCGGCAACGCCCCCGGCGGTGCGCCCGCCGGAGGGCCGGGCGGCGGGATGCGCGGCGGTGGCGGCGGTGGCTGGGGCGAGACCGGCATCACCCGGCTGTTCGACGGCGACATCGGCGGGCAGATCGCCTGGCTGCTGCCCGCGGCGCTGATCCTGCTGGTGCTCGGCCTGTGGGCGACCCGTCGCCACGCCCGGACGGACACCGCGCGCGCGGCCTTCCTGGTCTGGGGCGGCTGGCTCCTGTGCACCGCGCTGACCTTCAGCTTCATGTCCGGGATCTTCCACCAGTACTACACGGTGGCGCTGGCCCCGGCGGTCGCCGCACTGGTCGGCATGGGTGCGGACGGGCTGTGGCGGGCCCGGCACCGGCTGCCGTACGCGGCGGTGCTGGCGGCGACGCTCGCCGTGACGGCGGTGTGGGCGTACGTGCTGCTCGGACGGAGCTCCGGCTTCCAGCCCTGGCTGCGGCCGACGGTGCTGGCCGGCGGGCTGCTCGCCGCGGTGGCCCTGCTGGTGGCCGGCCCGCTGGGGGCCCGGCTCGCGGCCGGCGCCCCGGCCGGAACTCCGTCGGACGCTCCGTCGGACACTGCGGCCGGTGCTGCGGCCGGTGCTGCGGCCGACGGGCGTGCCGGGGCGCGGCGGATCGCCGGACGCGTGACCGCCGTGGCGGGCCTGGTGGGCGCGGCGGCGGCGCTGGGCGGTCCGGCGGCGTACGCGCTGGAGACGGTCGGCACCCCGCACCAGGGCTCGATCGTGCTGGCCGGGCCCTCGGTGGCGGGCGGCTTCGGCCCCGGCGGCATGCGGGGGCGCGGTGCGGGCGGCGGCGCTCCGGGGCTGTGGCTCAACGGCCGGATGGTGGCACCCCCGCAGGGCGGCGGTCAGGTCGGCGGCGGCCAGGACGGTGGTCAGCCCGGCGGTGGTCAGGACGGTGGTCAGGCCGTGCCCGGCTTCCCGCAGCAGGACGGCGGCCGGGGCACCGGCCGGGTGCCGAACGGCAACGGCGGCGGTGGCGGTGGCAACGGCGGCGGTGGCAACGGCGGCAGCGCTCAGGATCCCTCCACCGTCTTCGGCGGCCCCGGTGGTCAGGGTGGCCAGGGCGGTCAGGGTGGCCAGGGCGGTCAGGGCGGCCCCGGTGGGATGAACGGGCTGCTGAACGGTGCCCGGGTGAGCGAGGAGGCGGCCGCCCTGCTGAAGCAGGACGCCGACCGGTACCGCTGGGCCGGCGCGACCTCCGGCTCGCAGAACGCCGCCAGCTACCAACTCGCCTCCGACGTCCCGGTGATGGCCCTGGGCGGCTTCAACAGCAGCGACCCCTCGCTCAGCCTGAGCGCCTTCCAGCAGTACGTGAAGGAGGGCAAGGTGCACTGGTTCATCGGCGGCGAGTCGCGCCGCACCGGCGGCGGAACCGCCGAGGCGGCGGCCGGAGCGAACGGCACGACCACCACGACCGGCCCCGGCGGCGGGTCCTCGGAGTCCATGACCGCCCAGATCGAGGAGTGGGTGGCGAGCCACTACACCGCCCGCACGGTCGGCGGGTCGACCTTCTACGACCTGACCCAGCCGCCGAGTTCCTGA
- a CDS encoding alpha/beta hydrolase-fold protein — protein sequence MLSLTGLPLQIVATVLAVGVFAATMWLWPKFGGHGWKAWTGRIGAFLATQLAVLVAMGLIANGYFGFYSSWSDLLGTNGKPGTVVDHQPNAAASLSVTGEKNMYSAQGSARDRSGVIQEVSVRGPQSGLSSDAFVYLPPQYFQPEYAQSKFPMALVLAGYPGSAEKLITLMQYPASALTAIEEKKLPPTVLVLMRPTLVGNRDTECMDVPGGPQVETFFTSDLPKALSAGYRIGTDPANRAVIGNSTGGYCALKFALRKPDAYRSAISLSGYYTAPIDETTGDLFAGDDRLKQENDLVWRLRNKPAEPVALLLATSYDENNYEGTQAMVGAFKAPTKLSTITLDTGGHNFHTWTREIPPALEWLGKHLTMPQAA from the coding sequence GTGCTCAGCCTCACAGGACTCCCGCTCCAGATCGTCGCCACCGTGCTCGCGGTCGGCGTCTTCGCCGCCACGATGTGGCTCTGGCCGAAGTTCGGCGGACACGGCTGGAAGGCCTGGACGGGGCGGATCGGCGCCTTCCTCGCCACCCAGCTCGCGGTGCTCGTCGCGATGGGGCTGATCGCCAACGGCTACTTCGGCTTCTACAGCTCGTGGAGCGACCTGCTCGGCACCAACGGCAAGCCCGGCACCGTCGTCGACCACCAGCCGAACGCGGCCGCCTCCCTCTCCGTCACCGGGGAGAAGAACATGTACTCGGCGCAGGGCTCGGCCCGCGACCGCTCCGGGGTGATCCAGGAGGTCTCGGTCCGCGGCCCGCAGAGCGGCCTCAGCAGCGACGCCTTCGTCTACCTCCCGCCGCAGTACTTCCAGCCCGAGTACGCGCAGAGCAAGTTCCCGATGGCGCTGGTCCTGGCCGGGTACCCGGGCTCGGCGGAGAAGCTCATCACGCTGATGCAGTACCCGGCCTCCGCCCTCACCGCCATCGAGGAGAAGAAGCTGCCGCCGACCGTCCTGGTGCTGATGCGCCCGACCCTGGTCGGCAACCGCGACACCGAGTGCATGGACGTCCCCGGCGGGCCTCAGGTCGAGACCTTCTTCACCAGCGACCTGCCCAAGGCGCTGTCCGCCGGCTACCGGATCGGCACCGACCCGGCCAACCGCGCCGTGATCGGCAACTCGACCGGCGGCTACTGCGCCCTCAAGTTCGCGCTGCGCAAGCCGGACGCGTACCGGTCCGCGATCTCGCTCTCCGGCTACTACACCGCGCCGATCGACGAGACCACCGGCGACCTGTTCGCGGGCGACGACCGGCTGAAGCAGGAGAACGACCTGGTCTGGCGGCTGCGCAACAAGCCCGCCGAGCCGGTCGCGCTGCTGCTCGCCACCAGCTACGACGAGAACAACTACGAGGGCACCCAGGCCATGGTCGGCGCGTTCAAGGCGCCGACGAAGCTGTCCACCATCACCCTCGACACCGGCGGCCACAACTTCCACACCTGGACCCGGGAGATCCCGCCCGCGCTGGAGTGGCTCGGCAAGCACCTGACGATGCCGCAGGCCGCGTAG
- a CDS encoding putative Ig domain-containing protein, giving the protein MLKRLAAASAASAVIAGVLTSVAVAPAQAVQAGDLASTIALSNCSASLVRYPSSVDTDRALMLTNGHCLPTMPPAGQVIQNQTASRSGTLLNASGGSLGTVQADKVLYATMTGTDVALYQLTDTFGSITSKFGATALTINDTHPVDGSAMYIPSSYWKQTWNCSVNGFTDLREDAWSWRDSIRYSSGCNTTHGTSGSPIVDAATRKVVGINNTGNDDGQMCTLNNPCEVAADGTTTVHQGQSYGQETYWFTTCLGSGRVIDLNVSGCLLTKPAGSGSVSVANPGDQSTAVGGAANLRITASGGSTPYTYSATGLPAGLSINASTGVISGTASTAGTYNVTVTAKDSAAKSGSTSFTWVVSGGGGGTCTPAQLLGNAGFETGTAAPWTASSGVVDKSASQAPHGGTWKAWLNGYGSTHTDSLAQTVTVPTGCKATLSFYLHIDTGESGTTAYDKLTVQANGTTLKTYSNADAAAGYQLRSLDLSAYAGQSVTVKFTGTEDSSLQTSFVIDDTSVATS; this is encoded by the coding sequence ATGCTCAAGAGACTTGCCGCCGCGTCCGCCGCGAGCGCTGTCATCGCCGGGGTCCTCACCTCCGTGGCAGTCGCCCCCGCGCAGGCGGTACAGGCCGGTGACCTGGCGTCCACCATCGCGCTGAGCAACTGCTCGGCCTCGCTGGTGCGTTACCCCTCGTCGGTCGACACCGACCGGGCCCTGATGCTGACCAACGGCCACTGCCTGCCGACCATGCCCCCCGCCGGCCAGGTCATCCAGAACCAGACCGCCAGCCGCAGCGGCACGCTGCTCAACGCCTCCGGCGGTTCGCTCGGCACCGTGCAGGCCGACAAGGTGCTGTACGCGACGATGACCGGCACGGATGTCGCGCTGTACCAGCTCACCGACACCTTCGGGTCGATCACCTCGAAGTTCGGCGCCACCGCGCTGACCATCAACGACACCCACCCGGTCGACGGTTCGGCGATGTACATACCGTCGTCCTACTGGAAGCAGACCTGGAACTGCTCCGTCAACGGCTTCACCGACCTGCGCGAGGACGCCTGGAGCTGGCGCGACTCGATCCGCTACAGCTCCGGCTGCAACACCACGCACGGCACCTCGGGTTCGCCGATCGTCGACGCCGCCACCCGCAAGGTCGTCGGCATCAACAACACCGGCAACGACGACGGCCAGATGTGCACCCTCAACAACCCGTGCGAGGTCGCCGCCGACGGCACCACCACGGTGCACCAGGGCCAGAGCTACGGCCAGGAGACCTACTGGTTCACCACCTGCCTGGGCAGCGGCCGGGTCATCGACCTCAACGTCAGCGGCTGCCTGCTGACGAAGCCCGCGGGCAGCGGCTCCGTCTCGGTCGCCAACCCGGGCGACCAGTCGACGGCGGTGGGCGGCGCGGCGAACCTCAGGATCACGGCGAGCGGCGGCTCGACCCCCTACACCTACTCGGCGACGGGCCTGCCGGCCGGTCTGTCGATCAACGCCTCCACCGGTGTCATCAGCGGTACCGCGAGCACCGCGGGCACCTACAACGTCACCGTGACGGCGAAGGACTCGGCGGCCAAGTCCGGTAGCACCAGCTTCACCTGGGTGGTCTCCGGCGGCGGTGGCGGCACCTGCACCCCGGCGCAGCTGCTCGGCAACGCGGGCTTCGAGACGGGCACGGCCGCGCCGTGGACCGCCTCCAGCGGCGTCGTCGACAAGTCGGCCTCGCAGGCCCCGCACGGCGGCACCTGGAAGGCGTGGCTGAACGGCTACGGCTCCACCCACACCGACAGCCTCGCGCAGACGGTGACCGTGCCGACCGGCTGCAAGGCGACGCTGAGCTTCTACCTGCACATCGACACCGGTGAGTCCGGCACCACGGCGTACGACAAGCTGACGGTCCAGGCCAACGGCACCACGCTGAAGACCTACTCCAACGCGGACGCGGCCGCGGGCTACCAGCTCCGCAGCCTCGACCTCTCGGCCTACGCGGGCCAGTCGGTGACGGTCAAGTTCACCGGCACCGAGGACTCCTCGCTGCAGACCAGCTTCGTGATCGACGACACCTCGGTCGCCACCAGCTGA
- a CDS encoding ribosome-inactivating family protein yields MRRTLTAALLCLPLLAGVAPAAQAVAPQPGAGQVSILQVPVHTINWDLRSGNVDNRRASYTQMIRSIHNIGPIISGNGGEGTVWETPRTNEVIAVNAQFTTNDGTRTLTLYLTADNLYLRGFSTGNAGVVVQFANEPDAPYDLGQALGRNAIRLPFNGRYGGNHSLEASQSTRQVSISHNNLVGAMNRLWGYASTGTTYNNFREDLVAAIAVVSEASRFRNIETRVRDGLGGNTQLNAQEAAEENDWGRGSGYMYRARNNNTTPSVRLGGIDLRSFAQGATYMSMLNSNMN; encoded by the coding sequence ATGCGCAGGACGCTCACCGCCGCCCTCCTCTGCCTCCCCCTGCTCGCCGGCGTGGCACCCGCCGCCCAGGCCGTCGCACCGCAGCCCGGCGCCGGCCAGGTCTCGATCCTCCAGGTCCCCGTCCACACCATCAACTGGGACCTGCGGAGCGGCAACGTGGACAACCGCCGCGCCTCGTACACCCAGATGATCCGGTCGATCCACAACATCGGCCCGATCATCAGCGGCAACGGCGGCGAGGGCACGGTCTGGGAGACCCCGCGCACCAACGAGGTCATCGCCGTCAACGCCCAGTTCACGACCAACGACGGCACCCGGACGCTCACCCTCTACCTCACGGCCGACAACCTCTACCTGCGCGGCTTCTCCACCGGCAACGCCGGCGTGGTCGTCCAGTTCGCCAACGAGCCCGACGCGCCCTACGACCTGGGCCAGGCGCTGGGCCGCAACGCCATCCGACTCCCCTTCAACGGACGCTACGGCGGAAACCACAGCCTGGAGGCCTCGCAGAGCACCCGTCAGGTGTCGATCAGCCATAACAACCTGGTCGGCGCGATGAACCGGCTGTGGGGCTACGCCTCCACCGGGACCACCTACAACAACTTCCGCGAGGACCTCGTCGCCGCGATCGCCGTCGTGTCCGAGGCCAGCCGTTTCCGCAACATCGAGACGCGGGTCCGCGACGGCCTCGGCGGCAACACCCAGCTGAACGCCCAGGAGGCCGCCGAGGAGAACGACTGGGGCCGCGGCTCCGGCTACATGTACCGGGCCCGCAACAACAACACCACGCCCTCGGTCCGACTCGGCGGCATCGACCTGCGCAGCTTCGCCCAGGGCGCCACCTACATGTCGATGCTGAACAGCAACATGAACTGA